Part of the Quercus lobata isolate SW786 chromosome 6, ValleyOak3.0 Primary Assembly, whole genome shotgun sequence genome, atgctaatgctaAATCTAAGGacaatttaacattttaagGCTTAAAACCGGTTGCATCAAGGAATGGTAAAGCtcactattgcaaattttttttgcaatagtgctacagtactaTTCTAACTTTAGAAtagtactgtagcactattctAAAACATATAATCATATTATATTCTGTTGAGCTCCACTCTCTCCTCATCTCTCAACTGTCCTCGTCTCTCTCATTCTCCCTCTCCATTTCCTCTCGCTGATTGCCGTTTCCTCTACTGGGTTCGATGGGTTTGTTCCGATGTGGGTCTGATTTGCTCCGGTCGGTGTATCACGGGTCAAGTGGTGAATCGGCATGGTGGGCGGTGGGTTATGATTtatgggttttggatttgggttgatCTTTCCTCTCTCTGATTACCGTTTGCTCCGATGGGTTTGTTCCGATGTGGGTTGGGTTTGCTTCGATCGGTGTATCATGGGTCAAGTGGTGGATCGGCATGGTGAGTCGTGGGttatgggttttgggttttggatttgggttaaTCTTTCCTCTCTCTGATTGTCGTTCGCTCCGATCGGTGTATGGCCGTTGCTTCGATCGGTGTGGTTTGTGTGTGGCtcggtgtgtgtgtgtgtgtgggttgaTCTTTCCTCTCTCTGATTGCCGTTTGCTCCGATCGGTGTATGGCCATTGCTCCGATCGGTGTGGTTTGTGTGTGTCtcgatgtgtgtgtgtgggtttaTCTTTCCTCTCTCTGATTGCCATTTGCTCCGATCGGTGTATGGTCGTTGCTCCGATCGGTGTGGTTTGTGTGTGGCtcggtgtgtgtgtgtgatggtTTTGGATTGGTTGATCGGTTCATCAtgggtctgtgtgtgtgtgtgtggctttgtgTGTTGAACCAgagctctgtgtgtgtgtgatggGTTTGGATTGGTTGATCTGTGCATCATGGGAGAAATTTGTGCCAGAGGTTAAGGGAAAAATTTGTGTGTTGAACCAGTGCCAGAGGataaggaagaaagaaaggaaaaaaaaaatgttgggaaAGCCCAGGAAAATGTgattcaatcacaaaaaaacagttagaaataaatgataaagaaagattaaaaaataatattttaataaaaatagagttttttgatgtaggaggtattgtaaaatgggatggtataagtaataaagtgattttttgAGATGGTATAATAATATAGgatagcatttttcaatgctagtgctctaagtCAAACCTTAAAGATTGAAAGATCAACTCATCAAACTTCTCTTAGAACAGGCGTTTAGAAAGATTAAAAGAgtttcaaaaattaaaccaaaacacTGTTTTGCAACTCATTTttaactaaaaagtaaaaacacagttttttcaACGACACCCTTACACTTAAACACAACAATAAGTTGAAGTTAAAAGATGGTCATCACCGGCGCCGAAGAATCACTCACCGGAAATCCCACAAACTATGACCGTCTCCAAGAGCTGAAGGCATTTGACGACTCCAAGTCCGGAGTCAAAGGTATTGTGGATGCTGGTATCACCAAAATCCCCAGAATTTTCGTCCGCCCACCGGAGGATCTAGCCACCGGCGAACCAACCGATACCCATTTCACAATTCCGGTCATAGACCTCGGAGGCCGGCGTGCCGACGTCGTTGACGGTGTCAGGAGGGCTGCAGAGGAGGTGGGGTTCTTCCAGTTGGTGAATCACGGGATAGCTGAGAGAGTCCTGGAGGAGATGTTGGAGGCGGCGCGTGGACTCCACGAGCTGCCGAGGGAGGTGAAGGCTGAGTACTATACGAGGGAGTCGACGAAGAAGGTGAAGTTTCGGAGTAACTTTGATTTGTACAAGTCAAGGTTCGCTAACTGGAGGGACTCTTTGTATTGTGTTATGGGTCCTGACCCTTTGGACCCTCAAGAATTGCCTCTAGTCTGCAGGTATTCTTTTACttgtcattttcttcaattGAATATCACATTcgcaaatttaatttttattacttagtTTATTTGATCCAGAATGTGATATAGAAAGAGGATATAATTTACAGATATTCGGACTAGCAgttcttaatttcttttccGCATTTCCCATGTATTTGTCTACAATGTCACAACTCACAAAGTATGTTTTATACTTTTAGTGCATCTTTGAAACTATGCTATTTGGAGTTATAAAATGACAAATCATGGGCCATCCATATAAGGAATATGTATTCCTTTTAAATAAGGTTTCCTTGTTACAAGTTTTGATGGCTTGTATGTTGTGTATCTTTAGGaaattaaaatttggttttgttgataAATTCGTAGTTTTGTATATGTTTGTTGATGTAATTTGCAGAGACATAATTATTGAGTATTCTAACCAAGTCCATAAGTTGGGGATCACTTTGTTTGGAATGCTATCAGAAGCACTTGGACTCAAATCTGACCAACTTATAGGCCTGGAATGTGCGAAGGGGCATGTCATTCTGAGTCACTATTATCCAGCATGCCCTGAGCCTGAATTGACCATGGGCACAACCCAACACTCAGATCCTGATTTCCTTACCATCCTACTTCAAGACCATATTGGTGGACTTCAAGTTCTTCATCAAAATAGGTGGATTGATGTTCCTCCTGTTCCTGGAGCTCTAGTAGTAAACATTGGAGATCTCATACAGGCaagatttttatatatttgaaataataGTTACTTCTTCAATATTtacccacatttttttttttggagaaagcaCTATTTACCCAATTTAATGACCATGTGCAATACAGTCTATATATATGGGCTGCATTTCTTataatctaaataaaaattggtgcTAAAATGAATAGAAATACACAATCTGCCTACCAATAAATTTCTGTTGAGTTATTAAAGATGCCTTCTCATTCATGTTGTGTAACGCTCATGTCAGACAATTCTCAGTGTTGATTATTGTGACAGCTACCAAACCTCAACAGGAAATGGACCCTTTTCTGTGTCGTTACTTTAGAAAGTGATAACATGACAAGCATCTGATCACTTGAGTGCTTGAACATGTGCATGTCATATACACTTACTAGTTCCTGTTCCTTTTTGAGGCCTTGTAGTTGTAGGAATATAAATTAGAGGTTCTTTATTAGAGTTATTATTTGGACAGTCCTATAATGGTTGCTTGACTTTGTTAGTGTGAGTTTCTCAGGGTGCTTCATAGGCCCTTCTGTGCTTTTGGAGATTTTGGGCCTTTGGTGAATAGAAGtgtttttttaactcaaaaatagAAAGCAAGAAGTAAACCTTGCCCCCTTTTGCATATGGAGGTACTAAGAGCACTCATTAAAATTATCACTATTTTGATGTGGCAAAATTCTCTTGATGTCTCTTGTGCGAAGGTGCAGTCACTTTTTAACTGTAGCATTTTCCCAAGGAAAACTTCTGCACTGGTTCAAGACTTCTCATTCAGCATGTTTACAGCTACCAAGTTTTTATCAATACAAACTCAACCATGTAACTTTCATTCTTAATCATTGTTGTTGTGCATACACATGGCAATTGCTTGAGTTAAGTCTCTTTTATGGGAGAGATCAGTATTTTGCCTGATGACTAAATAGTATGGGCAGAGGAGATAACAAAAAAGTCAGGATATACCAAAATTTTGACAGAGAAGGAAGGCTGGATCCTGAATTTAGCAGAAAAtcattatcatgataatctctagctctgttaaaaaattttaactaatgCATCTGAAACAAGGTAGCTAAAAACTGAAGAAGGAATGAGTCATCAAAGCTTGGTAGAATCAATTTTGAAGCTTAGGTTTTTGTCACTTTGCATTTTCAAGTTCAATATTTTGCTTATGTTACACACCAAATGAGAAAGGGATTGATTAGCATGAAATATCTTGTGTCCTTTCTTGTGGTGATTTCTGCCTTCGTTTAGGTAATTAATGTGGTGGAACAATTTTGTAAAGTTGAGGTATTTGTCACTTCGCATTTTAAACTTCAATCTTTTGCATTTAGTGCACGCAGAATAAGataataatttagtaattttaattGTGATGACTGAGTAAGTATTTGAGATTTTGAGGCAAGGCTATAGGAGAACAGATTGTTGTATAATTGCTTGTAACAGTTCTAAGGTTTCTTCTGTTGTAATATTTGCCTTTTGCAGCTCATATCTAATGACAGATTTAAAAGTGTTGAGCACCAAGTGCTAGCAAACCATATGGGACCGAGATTATCCATTGCATGCTTTTTCATTCCACATCTTTATCCATCAACAATTATTTATGGGCCGATCAAGGAATTGCTATCAGAAGATAATCCCCCTGTATACAGGGAAACCTCTGTTCAAGATTTCATTGCTTATTATGATGAGAAAGGACTCGGTGAGAACTCTGCTCTAACACATTTCAAGTTGCAAAAAGGTAACCAAGAAATGAGAGGATAGATTTGAGTAATGGCTTTTAAAGTAATAAGCGGAACAACCCAAGTGACATGAACATTTCATATTTGCTAAATGTACTACTGAAAATTCATTGTTTATCTTATAAGATGCTCATATTTTACTTCAGGCTCTTGCAAATACACGCGTATTTATACAGTTTGTTTTATTAATGCCTGTCAtgttaaattgtaaaataaatcagtaccatttttgttatttgtaaaATCTGATGTATGTAGAATGAATTCGTAACCACAATGATCATGATTAAAATGCAAGTTGCATGAAATGCTGGAGGTATTTCTCTTTGTGTGATGACAATAATGCCTACTCTGATTCGTGCCTCCTCTAATTTTCTGTATGATAAGAAAGAAATGTCATTAAAAGATACTATAATCATTCCCATAGAAATCTGgaatcttttataaaaaaaaatatgattcaGTGGATGCCATTATATTTGATGGAATATCCTCGCTTTCAATATGAGTGAATACTATAAAGAATCTATcctttttgaattttgagaattttataaggaaagtaaaaaGAACATATGGCAAGTTGTGACTTTTAATCGGTGAAGCATAAaatgtaaccaaaaaaaacaaaaccttttaAGACTTATCCTTTGAATACTTGAAACTTCTGTTTTATCCAAGCCTTCACGGCAAGAGGACTAAACCTGAAAATCAAAATGGAGGAAAATGTGTATGTACAAAATAAGCAAATCGTACATTCAGACCCAAACCAAAATTAGAaagcctcttttttcttttctcttttgacTTAATTAGAAAGCCATTTACACTGATATATTTCTCGTGTGGAAAAGAGAATGGCAAGTTGCAATGCTTCAACTGAAATGGGTTATCATTGCATTAAAGAGTTAAAGGCTTTTGAGGACATGAAACTCGGGGTTGATATATATATGCTGGGATTATAAACATCCCCAGATGTTCCTTAATTAGCTCACTGAAGAGTTAGTTCATTCCAGTTGCTAATCTTGATAGACATTCAACCGGGATGCATCACAGAAGTGAGGCTTTTCTCAAGCAGTTATTCATTGAGTCTCCAAAAGCGTGCTGGGCAACGTGTTTAGATGTCACTGGGCAAAGAAAAAAGTTCAATAAACACGTGATTAAACGTAATAAACAAGAAGAGTGAGGGTTACACTTTACAGCAATTATGATCTGTTTCAGTCATGACTCATGAAGAGCTGATTGTAGGGGGcatattttctgttttcatgCTTGCTGTGTCGACCATGTTGGCCCATACGAATTTCCCTACGTTTCTAGTAATACGAGTTTTGTTTGTGCACGTGGTGTATACACAAGGCTGATCACTACCCTTGATTTTACGTAAAGAAACACATAAATGACAATTTATTATGGTTTTAAAATTGGATCGGACCTGCCAGTTCGATAGAGAATCGGACACTAAACCCATTCGGTAAAAACAGCCTAAgctagagatttttttttttttggtcctccATCCCTGCCACTGATCTTTTCTCCACCACCTTTTGTCCCAGAATACCAAACCAGATTGTCTTACTCACCAACTACAGATTCAAAACATTTGTTCACTCTTGTTAATGTTCCTCCTTCCAAATGGCATGATAACATGTACTCCTGGTGCATAGCTGAATTTCAAGCTTCGAATGCCACTGTTTCTCAGATCATTGCCAAGTTTGTCGCAAGGATTACAGGAAGATTAAGAGAATGGTGGATCAATTTGGGAGAATACAGACAGAGACAGGCAGCTCAATGTAATACATTAGAGGATTTCTTTACAATTGTCCATAATGAATTTCTTGGTGCAGCAACCCACTATAAGGAGGTAGCACGAGAGGAATTTTTGCTGATGAAATGTTGCTCATTCCAAAGAAAAGATTTGGATAAACATTTTGACAGAATGTCTAGAAGATATTACTCTTTCAATGGTATGGATGATGTCAATGCCAAGCATACCTTTCTCAATTCCCTTCCAAAACCATTAGGGGATGAGACACTTCGCATGATGAATCTCCAGAGAATAACTCTGCAACAAGCCTCCTGAGGAGAAATTTACCAGCACGCTCTCATTGCCCTTGAAAAACTCTGCAACCAGAGAAAATTTCTTTCAGATATAGACAAGGTTCATAGCAAACTCAAAGATAATTGCAAAAGAAAGGATTTGTAGATAAAGTGTTATAACAAGAATTGTTCCTGTCCAATAAAGAAAAGAGATCATTTCAAGAAATATTCCTAGAAGAAAAAACATTATGCAAGTCACAAGAAAATATtctcaaagaagaaaaattggaagtTTCTTTAGAGAAAGCAGTTTAGAGGGAAAACTTCAAAAGTTTGCTTTGTATGCAGAAGACCGggacattttgcaaaaaattgcccaaagaaggagaaagCAGCAAAGCTTCTTGAACAAGCCCAGATCCATACAGAGGATACTCCATTTTCAGACGTAGAATCACTTTTCTCACTGGATGATGAGTATTCCCCCCAAGCTTTGGTTGTCATGGCCTATTCTACTTCAGAGGAAGACACAGATCCGGACAATGAAGATGACTCAGAACCAGTAATCCAAACCATTTATACATCTCAATCTATTATAGCCCTTTTAACCAATCCCACTCCTATAGCCCAGGTACACATCCTCCTAGACACCTACTCCAGACCTATCCCAGTAATAGCTTTGTTTGATACGGGGGCAGCAGCAACAATTCTCCACCCCAAGATTTTGCCTGCAGAATTTTGGTTACCTCATAATCAAATGTTCAGAGCGGCAAATGGCGAAACATTCCTTATCACCTTGAAAAATAAGCCTCTATTCATTAGAATCTTTCCAACTTTCATTATTAGACACCAAGTCCTTGGATCCCCTCTCACAGGAAGAGACCTTCTCATAGGATTTGATCTCCTACATCAAATACCTAACCTCAGATGGTCCTCAAATAGAGAGTGTAAGAAGATTATGGAAATTAGTTTACAAAGTATACGACtaagaagaaataaaagatCACACGAAAATAAGGAATTGAACAAAGAACTAAGTACAGCAAACTCAAGGATATTATTAgatttaacaacttttttacatTGGATAAGCTAGTGGACATCTTACAAGGAttcttttctctacttttttaaCTTTGCTTTTTACAAAGCCCTTTGGGGGCTATTTATAAGCAAAAATTTACAGGAATATGTTACATTCAAAGTACAATGATCTTTGAAGAGAGAGTAGGGGTCAGCTCCATGTCGACATCTGGCCAAAGGGGTAGAGGCCTGAGCTTGTCATAATTGGGTTGTGAAGCAAGTGTCATGCATGGTAGGGGTCCTTATTGCAGAGGTAGACAGGTGGGAATACAATCTGAAAAGTGTGGTGCAGGGATAAGGATGGAACGTCTGAAGACATTTCtagggcctttttttttttttttttttttttttttgcaatatattAGGAATGTTTAGTCCcatccatctcttccttggaaCCATTCTTCATCTACATCGGCATTTACATCTGGATCATGGTTATGGTAGTAGGGATCATCATACCCTTCAAGAGGATTTGGCATTTCCCAATGATCTTCATGTGGTAACTGCTTTCTACAGGTTTCTGGATCCATGGGTACTGTTTCAGATAAGATCCCTTTATTTAGAGATTCTGTCAGTGTGAGAGCATAATAACAGGATACCCAAGATGGGTCCTGATGTGTGTGTAAAGTGCCATCTGGATTGGTAAGCCATTGTATTTCTGCAGGGTAGAAAAGTCCTTCTGCACGAACATCATTTTTGGAGTTAAGTTTAACAATTAAAGTTGCTGAAGTGATCTTGCTTGCAAATCTTGGATGTTCTGTAGTAGGATATTTTATCCATTCGCCATCATAggcatcatttttcaaaatgtcAAACCAGAATTGATGGAAATATCTGTTTTCACGTgggaaaatatatttgtaaaattctgGCTCAAAATGGATGCACAAATGATACTCATTGAGTAAACACCACATGTAGAGATAATGTGCAATCGTCTAATTTATTATCCAGAAGGCGAAAGGGGTTTTCCATGGTTGATTAATATCAGGGAAAACAGCAAGAAAGTGGGGTTGGTGATTTCTGAGATAATTATGGAGGATTCTGATAATCCTTTTGGCTATGGCTTGAAGAGTTAAGGTCTttatttggtcttttatttctAGAGGGAGATTCTCAATCATGTTAAGGATATCACTAGGGATTGCAGGAGAaggatttgatgatgaggaaGGATCTGTAACAGGGTATACACATAAGGGGGAAGGAAGGATTATGGTATTGAAGGCTGGAGGCTTTCTGGAAAGATAATCAGTGATAAGGTTATCTCTTCCTTTGATGTGCTTGACTTGGAAGGACCATTCtgaaaaccaatttgaccaTTTGAGTAACTGAGGATGTGgaagcattttccttttgaacTGAAGCATTTTAGGGAAAGAAGACATATCCATTTCTACCAAAAAGTGATGCCCAAGAAGATGAAACtggaatttttcaattccatGTTTGACTGCAAGGATCTCTTTGAAAGTAGAGTGGTAGTGTAATTCTGAAGGTTTAAATGCACCactcttatacccacaaataCTTCTTTTACTATCGAGTTCTTCAAAAAGAGCTGCTGCCCAATTTTCATCGCTTGCATCTGTTTGTAATATCCGTTTGCCTGTTCCTGGGATTTGCAAAGGAGGAAGCTTTTGTGCTAGTTTTTTCAACTGTTGGACTGCTTCTGTGTGGACAGAATTCCATTCTGGAGGGGATTTTTTCAGCAGTTGGGCTAGAAAGTTTCTATATTTGGAAATTTTAGGAATGAAATCTGACATGTAATTAGCAAAAATTTCTCTTGTACTACCTCCTTATAGTGGGTTGCTGCACCAAGAAATTCATTATGGACAATTGTAAAGAAATCCTTCAATGTATTACATTGAGCTACCTATCTCTGTCTGTATTCTCCCAAATTGATCCACTATTCTCTTAATCTTCCTGTAATCCTTGCGACAAACTTGGCAATGATCTGAGAAACAATGGCATTCGGAGCTTGAAATTCAGCTATGCACCAGGAGTACATGTTAAAAAACTCAGCATGCCATTTGGAAGGAGGAACATTATCAAGAGTGAACAAATGTTTTAAATCTGTAGTTGGTGAGTAAGACAATCTGGTTTGGTATTCTGGGACAAAAGGTGGCGGAGAAAAGATTGGTGGCGGGGATGGAGGCCTTTGGGGATGAAGaacatcatcatcttcttcttcttttggatCAGTATTTGTCATAAATACTTCCTCTAAACCAAGATTAGACAAATCTAAGTCTGTGTCTTCCACTATAGGGAGCACAAAAggttcttttggttcttcaaggGTAAGGGTTCTAAGAAATGAAGAGATTGGGTTTGGGGGATCAAGATTCATGGCTAACATATTCATATCTGGAGGTCTTGAAGAGGCTCCTATAGTTGGATCTGGAAGTTGGTATGATGGTTCTTTGTCCTTTTTTGTTGTGGAAGGCTCATTTTGTGGTTTATCTTGGGACTCTGGTTGAGGTAGGGTAGAGTATGTAATGGCCGAAAAAATCCCACTTGGTTTGAAGGGACTGTAGTCAGGATGTGTAATAACCAGTGGTTGGAGGTTTTGATAAGGAGAAGTTGGTGAAAATGGGGAGGTCGATGGTACCGACAAGTCTTTGTATAATGACTGTCGTGACTGGAGAGGCATATGGACATGTATAGGAGGAGTGAGAGTTGGTTCTTTCTGTGATCTTTCCATAAATTGAAGCTGTAGCAACAACtgcttcctttctttttctttttgtccaatACGAGGAAAAGAGACAGACAAATCTTTGACTGTGGAGGTAATTATGGCCAACTCCTgttcaattgttttaattttcttcttcaaattttggaCTAGAGCATTTGAGGCGGAAAAGGTGTGGGTAACTACCTCCGCCATCTTTTGTTGATTATCAAGGATCTTTGAGAGAACTTTGTTTTGGGCCACAGCATTTTCTGCTTACCAGTTTAAGGCTACTTTTGCAAAAGAGACTTGCTTCTTGGTTCCATCTGGGTTGGTTCCAACaggatttttgattttctagatATGTTTGGTGTTGGTCTGGGAATGATCAAAACTTTCTAGTGGAGGAAAGTTTTGAGAATAGGAAGGTGAGGCTTGGTCAAACATGTAACAAGGTGGAGGATTATGTATTTGGCTAATAGGGAGTGActggtattttggtatttgtggAAGGACTTTTTGGTAATATGGGATTAATGGAGGTTTCTGGTGttgatttagattttctttgcATGAAGGGAAGGAGGTAAGGGTTCGTTTTCTGGTTCTAAGATAAAGAACATAATAGTCAAACTTTCCAGATGGTTCTCCAAGGAGGTTAACTTCTGGATCCCCTGCTTCATATCTCTCTTTAAGTTTTTGCTGggaagattttttctttctttgtggaGGATTTACTCCAAATATCTCTTCTTCTTAACAATCAACACAATTACAAACATCCCACCAGATGTGGCCAGTAGATGATTTTCCTTCATAACAAGGCTTCCCGTCTTCTCGAAATCCTTGAATCCTAAGACCATCTTCTTTAACATGTGAGACTGGCTAATGCACAACTTTCtcttgaatgcttagatgaatACTTCTAGGCTAATGCATAACTTTCtcttgaatgcttagatgaacatgtctaggtagttgttttactatttttaaatgCTTAAACGAACATGTTTAAGTATTTTGAATTTCtctagatgaacatgtctaaaggatttttctctacttttttttttttcgtaattgattggatgatcaaatatgcttaaatgttttgtttttctctttgcaATTGTGTGAATGACAAATAGTATGACAATTCTCTGTTTTCCTTCCCATGCTTGGATGAACACTTCTAAGTTATTATTTGCTTTTCATAACttacttagatgaacatgtctaggtagttatttctctcttttttgaatGCTTAGACAAATAGGTCTAATTAACATTATGGTTTTCGCTTAAATActtggatgaacatgtctagttgattttctttgttcttctcatGATTACTTGGATGATTGGTAggtctaaaaataaattttcttttgcaattatgttgatgacaaataaGATGACgattttattttccttcacatgcttatatgaacatgtctaggctaggaattcCTTGTTTACATTAAtttcttggatgaacatgccattacTTTCATGCTTTCTTTACATTCAAATTGTTATctaacaaatttcactttttgtttctctttatgtcaAATTCCCCAACACATATTTCTTTACAATTTTTGCAAATTAACATGTTTATATgatatattgtttgtatttgtttgacatgacatgataTTGGCCACCTTAATCTAGGAGACCGGTTTTACTAGGCAAGATGAGTGCTTAATCCCTTCCCATCTCATAAATTAGCCTCTAaaccaagatcaagggttctagacTAGGCTCTTGTATAtgcaattttacattttttagaatgtaactaaGAAACAAAGTAATGTAATTTactttcttagattgtatctaggactaaaaaagtattgtaaattcttgttacaaaattgatgtaaattgtcatatatattaatataacaaaagaatttttttatttttttttatagtgaaggttttcttatttttccatttaaattaaataagtggcaactccatgtaaaaccctcAATTTAGGAGGGAGTACATTTTATCACGAATTCGACATTTTGAGCATCATAATCCCACCCGTTCACATGGGTTAGGCCtagtttgagaaaaaaattggtgGGTCGGGGTCGCGGTtgctcacacacacacactcacacatgCAAACAcataaagtcttacaatttctttctacaaattttcttattttaaaatcgTTACATGATAGTCTCATCATCAATGTTGCaagctacatctctttcaaaattttaattaaataaaattgactttttttttccctgataagGACCTAATATGTTAAGGGGACTACAGTTTAAGGaaaaagtttggctacaaattaAGTTGTAACACAAGGctacaactctcactaaaaaaattaacattgctacatattttgaaaatttaaccgttgaattgcatgttctttctATGCttttaaaacacatgtcaaatttcatgttaatcggatattatttactattcaatccataaacttattttttatgtataattttagactacaaaaactcaaaatttaaacatttaattgatgacatagctatcaatttttgatcttcttggaattttgcaagtatagaggatataagaagaaaatgtaaataatggtagatttgtcaaa contains:
- the LOC115994868 gene encoding 1-aminocyclopropane-1-carboxylate oxidase homolog 1-like, with amino-acid sequence MVITGAEESLTGNPTNYDRLQELKAFDDSKSGVKGIVDAGITKIPRIFVRPPEDLATGEPTDTHFTIPVIDLGGRRADVVDGVRRAAEEVGFFQLVNHGIAERVLEEMLEAARGLHELPREVKAEYYTRESTKKVKFRSNFDLYKSRFANWRDSLYCVMGPDPLDPQELPLVCRDIIIEYSNQVHKLGITLFGMLSEALGLKSDQLIGLECAKGHVILSHYYPACPEPELTMGTTQHSDPDFLTILLQDHIGGLQVLHQNRWIDVPPVPGALVVNIGDLIQLISNDRFKSVEHQVLANHMGPRLSIACFFIPHLYPSTIIYGPIKELLSEDNPPVYRETSVQDFIAYYDEKGLGENSALTHFKLQKGNQEMRG